A region of Solanum dulcamara chromosome 7, daSolDulc1.2, whole genome shotgun sequence DNA encodes the following proteins:
- the LOC129896518 gene encoding probable dolichyl-diphosphooligosaccharide--protein glycosyltransferase subunit 3B: MAISKTLTLIAIFLLLVPMNHSFSDDDLLPELINLRSQSPTGVVHLSDHLLRRILSAKSPRPFSFLIFFDAKQLHSKPELSLPTLKNEFSLLSSSFLTNNPENNKIFFFTIEFGDSQASFGLFGVNSLPHLRLIPPSATDLKKDSIQMDGSDLARLADSMAEFVEAKTKLTVGPIHRPPMISKKQMAVIIALGLILSPFLVKRVLSGGTVLHDKHVWMAGSIFVYFFSVSGAMHNIIRKMPMFMMDREDPGKLVFFYQGSGMQLGAEGFAVGFLYTIVGLLLAFMTNVLVRLKSRTVQRVVMLFALFVSFWAVKKVIQLDNWKTGYGIHAYWPSGWK, translated from the coding sequence ATGGCGATCTCCAAAACCCTAACCCTCATCGCCATTTTCCTACTCCTCGTACCCATGAACCATTCCTTTTCCGATGACGACCTTCTCCCGGAGCTAATCAATCTCCGATCTCAATCTCCTACCGGCGTTGTCCATCTGTCCGATCATCTTCTCCGTCGAATCCTTTCAGCAAAATCCCCACGACCCTTTTCATTTCTCATCTTCTTTGATGCTAAACAACTCCATTCAAAACCCGAACTTTCACTACCTACTCTAAAAAATGAGTTCTCTCTTTTATCTTCCTCTTTCCTCACTAATAACCCAGAAAACAACAAGATCTTCTTTTTTACTATCGAGTTTGGAGATTCACAAGCTTCATTTGGGCTATTTGGGGTTAATTCTTTACCGCATTTACGTTTAATCCCACCTTCAGCTACTGATCTCAAAAAAGATTCGATTCAAATGGATGGTTCTGATCTCGCTAGGCTTGCTGATTCAATGGCTGAGTTTGTTGAAGCGAAGACTAAGCTTACTGTAGGTCCTATTCATCGACCACCTATGATTTCGAAGAAGCAGATGGCGGTTATTATTGCTTTAGGATTGATTTTGAGTCCATTTTTGGTGAAAAGGGTACTTTCTGGAGGTACCGTTTTGCACGATAAGCATGTATGGATGGCGGGATCGATATTCGTTTACTTTTTCAGTGTTTCGGGTGCAATGCATAATATAATTAGGAAAATGCCTATGTTTATGATGGATAGAGAGGATCCAGGGAAGTTGGTTTTCTTTTACCAAGGATCAGGGATGCAATTGGGAGCTGAAGGATTCGCGGTCGGGTTTTTGTACACGATTGTTGGATTGTTGTTGGCTTTTATGACTAATGTTCTTGTTCGTCTAAAGAGTAGGACTGTGCAGAGGGTGGTGATGCTTTTTGCACTGTTTGTTTCATTCTGGGCTGTAAAGAAGGTGATTCAGCTCGATAACTGGAAGACTGGGTATGGTATTCATGCTTATTGGCCTTCAGGTTGGAAGTGA
- the LOC129895856 gene encoding CRIB domain-containing protein RIC10-like — MQLEGDRKSLFLFSSPFFLHGLSFYLKRQRNQYFPLVWSFYLCSVSLVLAFWAFTLYTMATKVKGIYKYITNIFVVKERELEIGGPTDVKHVAHIGWEGPSGGAPTWMKSFKAGPEFAVTSIGNSGSAISPWSSQGCGETTRQLTTANIYKDMKSTSDVSSPPKKHKRRKPKSTSYPKSSSPSTLRSSRATKHKAKSVEGNHTPTAIQVS, encoded by the exons ATGCAATTAGAAGGAGATAGAAAAAGTTTATTCCTTTTTTCATCTCCTTTTTTTCTACATGGCTTAAGCTTTTATCTGAAAag gCAAAGGAATCAGTATTTCCCATTGGTGTGGTCCTTCTATCTGTGTTCTGTTTCATTGGTGTTGGCTTTTTGGGCTTTTACGTTATATACAATGGCAACCAAAGTGAAGGGAATTTACAAATATATCACAAATATTTTTG TTGTTAAGGAGAGGGAGTTGGAGATTGGAGGTCCAACTGATGTTAAACATGTGGCACATATTGGTTGGGAAGGTCCCTCTGGAGGTGCACCTACTTGG ATGAAATCATTCAAGGCAGGGCCTGAATTTGCAGTAACTTCTATTGGTAACTCTGGTTCTGCTATCTCTCCTTGGTCATCTCAAG GTTGTGGAGAGACAACGAGGCAGCTAACAACAGCTAACATTTACAAGGACATGAAAAGTACTTCAGATGTTTCTAGTCCTCCTAAGAAACACAAACGGAGGAAGCCGAAATCGACTTCCTACCCAAAATCTAGTTCACCCTCCACGTTGAGATCATCACGAGCAACGAAACACAAGGCTAAATCTGTTGAAGGCAATCACACACCAACAGCCATACAAGTGTCTTAA
- the LOC129895442 gene encoding uncharacterized protein LOC129895442 has product MKCFTACFRTNSNHNKIITKKPCSNNKINSISPQVLQDLLETRENGEAFEEAINDKNEEARHKIVNPINLFEESKDKEEEEEEKLNQSNRKNLLETSENDEGLLANQVSANCSDQSYPSNLQKQNGEEEEEVNEVSNSSVSSYISYRKNHRYHCCFNSNDRFDDIDLEDEANNNDDGNEMIHEESSYESLFSLSIDNSTRKGNNPIPEIMCDKEEVNSPLKPMLLGRFKNADRLVLDPSEIVHFSRVCNNNFEESEQHRMKLSIKFSANDPISQLSVLNPIRSPRLLKDIGFTTPSSILKQQEEKENVDTNLVDFCITNNRAKKEPSLKSQENEIAVDASLSSWLVERSQDDTPNSKNNAGSVGNSPSEGRVRLVDRPILGALTIEEIKDEKLIVIGTIGSYLRHTGQATGISSY; this is encoded by the exons ATGAAGTGTTTTACAGCTTGTTTTCGTACTAATTCCAATCACAATAAAATCATCACAAAAAAGCCATGTAGTAATAACAAGATTAATAGCATCTCTCCTCAAGTTCTACAG gATTTGCTCGAGACTCGCGAAAATGGTGAAGCTTTTGAAGAAGCCattaatgataaaaatgaaGAAGCTCGACACAAGATTGTGAACCCCATTAACCTGTTTGAAGAAtccaa GGacaaggaggaagaagaagaagaaaagttgAATCAAAGCAACAGAAAGAATTTGCTCGAGACAAGCGAAAATGATGAAGGCTTATTAGCAAATCAAGTTTCTGCAAATTGCTCAGATCAGAGCTATCCGAGCAATTTGCAGAAAcagaatggagaagaagaagaagaagtgaacGAGGTTTCAAATTCAAGTGTGTCAAGTTATATATCTTATCGTAAAAATCATAGATATCATTGCTGTTTCAACAGCAATGATAGATTCGATGATATTGATCTCGAAGATGAAGCTAACAACAATGATGATGGAAATGAAATGATTCATGAAGAGTCGTCTTACGAGTCATTATTTTCACTCTCCATAGACAACTCTACTCGGAAAGGAAATAATCCCATCCCCGAAATCATGTGTGACAAGGAGGAGGTCAATAGTCCATTGAAACCTATGCTGCTCGGACGTTTCAAAAATGCTGACAGACTTGTGTTGGATCCTTCAGAAATAGTGCATTTTTCACGTGTATGCAACAACAATTTTGaagagtctgagcaacatagAATGAAACTATCCATCAAATTTAGTGCTAATGATCCGATCAGCCAATTATCAGTGTTGAATCCAATTCGAAGTCCGAGGCTATTGAAAGACATCGGCTTTACAACGCCTTCCTCAATATTGAAGCAACAAGAGGAGAAGGAGAACGTTGATACGAATCTTGTTGATTTTTGTATTACGAATAATCGTGCAAAAAAAGAGCCTAGTTTGAAGAGCCAAGAGAATGAAATCGCTGTTGATGCTAGCCTTTCGAGCTGGTTAGTTGAACGTTCTCAAGACGACACGCCAAATTCCAAAAACAATGCTGGTTCTGTAGGGAATTCACCTTCTGAGGGACGCGTAAGACTTGTCGATAGACCAATTTTAGGAGCATTGACAATAGAAGAGATCAAAGATGAAAAGCTCATTGTAATAGGGACTATTGGGAGTTATTTGAGACATACAGGGCAAGCTACTGGCATTTCATCTTACTGA